The genomic window TCAAGTTTACCCTCTTCTCTACCATCCTCTTTAGCATCCCGATAAAATCTGGTTTGTTTCAAATCGCTTAAACTAAACATCGCTTCTATTTCCTCCCGTTTGGCTTCTGGTAATTTATAGATTAAGATTTTCTCTATCAATTCTAAAATCTCTTTTCTAATATTGTCGATAGAAGTTAGCATCGTACTGAAATTGTGCTTCTAGGTGTTCTTTTTTAGTTAGTTTTGAACATTTTTTTAAACCGTTCCAGTTTACCTGCATAGGGAGGATAGCGCCAGTTTAAGTCAAAACGAAATCCTTTTTTCAAGACGCTTTTATAGTGAGAAAAGGTAGCAAAGGTGGCTTGTCCGTGATAGTTTCCCATACCACTATCTCCTACACCACCAAAGGGTAAGTTAGTTACAGCGACTTGCATAATTGTGTCGTTAAAACATACACCTCCTGAGGAAGTGTTTTTGAGTACTTGTTGTTGTTTTTGTTTGTTGTTAGAAAAAAGATAAAGTGCTAAAGGTTTAGGACGACTATTAATGAATTGAATCGCCTCATCTAGGGTATCGTAGGTAAGAATAGGTAAAATTGGTCCAAAAATCTCTTCTTGCATTAAAGAGGTATCTGGAGAGACTTCTTCTATCAAGGTTGGTGCGATATAGAGTTGATCGCGATCGCTTTCTCCTCCTAGAATAATTTTACCTGAAGATAGGAGAGACACTAGGCGATCGAACTGGTTAACATTAATAATGCGTGCATAATCGGGACTTTGAGCGGGATTTTCCCCATAAAACGTGCGAATACAGTTCTTTAATTCTGGAATCAGTTGCTCTTTGAGACTCTCTTGGACTAGTAAATAGTCAGGTGCGATACAAGTTTGTCCCGCGTTGATAAATTTACCCCAGATAATGCGTTTTGCTGTTTCTGAGAGATTAATTTCTGTATCGACAATACAGGGGCTTTTTCCTCCCAATTCTAGGGTTACCGGAGTCAGATGTTGAGCAGCAGCGGTCATGACTATTTTACCGATACGAGTACCCCCAGTAAAGAAGATATGGTCGAATTTTTGTTGCAATAACTCTTGACTGACGCTAACTCCTCCCTCGACTACGGTAATAAAGGAGGGATCAAAAGCGTTGCTAATCAGTTGAGTGACGATTTTAGAGGTATGGGAAGCTAATTCTGAGGGTTTTAAAATAGCACAATTACCCGATGCGATCGCTCCTACTAAGGGAGTTAATACTAACGAAAAAGGATAATTCCAGGGACCTACTATTAATACTACCCCCAAAGGTTCGGGATAAATAACAGCAGATGAAGGAAACTGTTGTATATCGCTTTTGACTTTTTGGGGACGAGTCCACTTCTTGATGTGTTTGAGGGCGTAGTCAATCTCTTGTGTTACAGCAATAATATCAAAAAATCCTTCGAATTCCGGCTTATTGAGATCT from Gloeocapsa sp. PCC 73106 includes these protein-coding regions:
- a CDS encoding DUF2887 domain-containing protein, giving the protein MLTSIDNIRKEILELIEKILIYKLPEAKREEIEAMFSLSDLKQTRFYRDAKEDGREEGKL
- a CDS encoding aldehyde dehydrogenase; its protein translation is MLTLTSIPEILQQQRDFFATGKTRDLSFRTQQLSRLKQAISTNQDAILQALKGDLNKPEFEGFFDIIAVTQEIDYALKHIKKWTRPQKVKSDIQQFPSSAVIYPEPLGVVLIVGPWNYPFSLVLTPLVGAIASGNCAILKPSELASHTSKIVTQLISNAFDPSFITVVEGGVSVSQELLQQKFDHIFFTGGTRIGKIVMTAAAQHLTPVTLELGGKSPCIVDTEINLSETAKRIIWGKFINAGQTCIAPDYLLVQESLKEQLIPELKNCIRTFYGENPAQSPDYARIINVNQFDRLVSLLSSGKIILGGESDRDQLYIAPTLIEEVSPDTSLMQEEIFGPILPILTYDTLDEAIQFINSRPKPLALYLFSNNKQKQQQVLKNTSSGGVCFNDTIMQVAVTNLPFGGVGDSGMGNYHGQATFATFSHYKSVLKKGFRFDLNWRYPPYAGKLERFKKMFKTN